From a single Lolium rigidum isolate FL_2022 chromosome 7, APGP_CSIRO_Lrig_0.1, whole genome shotgun sequence genomic region:
- the LOC124670638 gene encoding histone H4-like, with product MSGRGKGGKGLGKGGAKRHRKVLRDNIQGITKPAIRRLARRGGVKRISGLIYEETRGVLKIFLENVIRDAVTYTEHARRKTVTSMDVVYALKRQGRTLYGFGG from the coding sequence ATGTCGGGCCgcggcaagggaggcaagggGCTGGGCAAGGGCGGCGCGAAGAGGCACAGGAAGGTGCTGCGCGACAACATCCAGGGGATCACCAAGCCGGCGATCCGGCGCCTGGCGCGGAGGGGCGGCGTGAAGCGCATCTCGGGGCTCATCTACGAGGAGACCCGCGGCGTGCTCAAGATCTTCCTCGAGAACGTCATACGCGACGCCGTCACCTACACCGAGCACGCGCGCCGCAAGACCGTCACCTCCATGGACGTCGTCTACGCGCTCAAGCGACAGGGCCGAACACTCTACGGCTTCGGAGGATGA